TTCAGAGTTGTCACTCTCATTTCCGTCTGACATTTCTATGTCTGACAGAAGTTGGCTTTCCTCAATCTCAACTTCTTCAAGGGACCTCCCTTTAAATTCATGAAGTTTTCCCTTCTCAGCAGTTAGTAAAAGCTTGCTCACTTTTGCAAGAAATATGACGTCTTGGGGCAGCCGGTAGTACTGCTTGTGGACGGTTACATCATGCCCTAAATGGTTGGCCAATTGTTCTAATTCAGTGTTGGATAGATTAAGGATTTGTGAAAGAGTTGCTAAATGCTTGCGCAGATTGGTGGCAGTCAGTCTGTCAGGATTTTTGGCCCCACACAAATGCGCGTATTTGTGCAAACAATCATAACCTCGAAGCGGCTGAACAGAGTTTCCTGATGGGCAAGCAAATATGTATGGGTTTTGTGGATCGACGCCAGCAATTTGACGAGTTTTGTTGAGTACTTTAACCGAATCTGCCATGTCAGGGGTTAACAAGATTGGCACCCCTCTGTCACGTTTTCCACGTGTCATTATTAGAGTAAGCCTCTTTGCTGCCAGCTTTTGTGCTATTGGAAGAGattcaaatatttcatcttggaactctctctttttctttgtttgctcTAAATAATCTGACATTCTCAAATATTGTGTTTCGCCAGGTCTACGGCGATTGAACATTATTAGCTGAGCAAGGGTTAAAGAAGCCAACTCCCGCCAAGTGGATGTTGATACTTCATTACCTTGTAACTTCTCTTTTGTAGTACAAACTTGGTTTGTCAGTAGCTGATTGAGCTTCACAGTGTCGGCTGTTAAGGGAACTTTCTTTGGTTTTTGCCACTTTTGCTTGCATTGTTGCTTATAAACTTTTGTGGCAATTCTTTGTTTCCATTGCAGATTCTTTAGTTTCAAGAACTGCTCTGCTTTGCACTCCTGCAAGGTATCTGATGATTTAATGGATTCTGCAATTACAATTTCAGCCAAAGTAGTTAGGCTTTGTCCCAGCTTTTTAGCAAGTGTGGGTGCTTCAAAGTTTTGGTTTGAAGTGTCAAATCCAGAGCAAATGTTAACACCAAGGATCACGTCATCGAAATGTGCTGGGTCTACTAAGTCTTTAGCAGACTTAATAGATGCATTTATTTGCTGTGTTTCAAGAAGGAGCCTTGCAATGCGCCTCATTCTTTCTGAAACAATGTTGTGATTAATTGTGCTGCTATCATCACAGTGATGCTCTCCTAATTTGCATATCCAGGAATCTGCTCTTATGGTAACAACAACACTATCAGTTCTCATACCAGCAAGTATCTCTTGCAGTTTAGCACTGCAGGGACTTTTTGTTGGAAGCAATGCCCTACCAGCCTTTTGACACTGTGCAGTTCGAGATGTGGTTggattttcttttgctttttttaaGGTACATTTCTTTTGATGTCGCCACAATGACTTTTTCGCAAAATAGCCTTGGCAATCTGGGCAAGGAATGTAATCTTCCACATGCATTGTGCCTAATTTTGGTCTTTTGTAGACCAAGAGCTTTCCCTTGCCTTCTTTTAGCACACGACAATTATAGGCATTGTCTCCCTTTTTTCTGATCTCTTCTAAAATTGCATTTCTTTCTGCTGACCTTTTTGGCAACAGCATAGCTTTCATTACCAATATTTCATCAGCATGATGAGTTTCTAGATGTCTTGGTAATTTGGTTACATTTTGTTCACAAAAGAGGCAACAGTGTTGTCTGTTCCATGTTCTTTTCCTACTTTTACTATAGTAAGTGGAAGATACTTTGACACCACCTGAATGATTTTTACTTGTTGAGGGCTTTTCATTTTCACTGCTTTCTTCT
This window of the Apostichopus japonicus isolate 1M-3 chromosome 9, ASM3797524v1, whole genome shotgun sequence genome carries:
- the LOC139973399 gene encoding uncharacterized protein, translating into MLEQMKAQVPKRLKHLSHMQTTDYDSEECTSTDEEDFSDDYLDAFSESESSTDEESEEESSENEKPSTSKNHSGGVKVSSTYYSKSRKRTWNRQHCCLFCEQNVTKLPRHLETHHADEILVMKAMLLPKRSAERNAILEEIRKKGDNAYNCRVLKEGKGKLLVYKRPKLGTMHVEDYIPCPDCQGYFAKKSLWRHQKKCTLKKAKENPTTSRTAQCQKAGRALLPTKSPCSAKLQEILAGMRTDSVVVTIRADSWICKLGEHHCDDSSTINHNIVSERMRRIARLLLETQQINASIKSAKDLVDPAHFDDVILGVNICSGFDTSNQNFEAPTLAKKLGQSLTTLAEIVIAESIKSSDTLQECKAEQFLKLKNLQWKQRIATKVYKQQCKQKWQKPKKVPLTADTVKLNQLLTNQVCTTKEKLQGNEVSTSTWRELASLTLAQLIMFNRRRPGETQYLRMSDYLEQTKKKREFQDEIFESLPIAQKLAAKRLTLIMTRGKRDRGVPILLTPDMADSVKVLNKTRQIAGVDPQNPYIFACPSGNSVQPLRGYDCLHKYAHLCGAKNPDRLTATNLRKHLATLSQILNLSNTELEQLANHLGHDVTVHKQYYRLPQDVIFLAKVSKLLLTAEKGKLHEFKGRSLEEVEIEESQLLSDIEMSDGNESDNSESKEPTKALPTKRVKISKTMWTKEEETAVINDPCLRKAINAMHPPVSKDCLQAKLKNSCLKRRSIVQIKSKVWNIIQKNKREQMKY